From a region of the Streptomyces venezuelae genome:
- a CDS encoding MFS transporter, with the protein MGAAMRRIQAGNALTAFGIGFTVPFLYIYVAQVRDLGSMAATCAFVAFALGALVALPFTGRIIDRRGPVPVVVGAAVTASAGALSLGLSGGIVPILLSALALGAGQAVMQPALATMIVWCSTPSTRTRAFALQFFMQNLGLGIGGLIGGQIVDENRPGSFTLLFGIEAVMFLVLAAVILSVRLPHVPAIKDAMPKDPSQTGGSGWKRLLRHKAMVQLCVLGFVVFFACYGQFESGLAAFGTEAAGISPSTLGFALAANTGAIVVAQFVVLKLVEKRRRSRVIALVGLIWTVAWLIAGFSGLGHGSAMMAAAAFVSTYALFGIGEAMLSPTLAPLVADLAPEGSVGQYNSAFALVKQMALALGPLGVPLGAGVPMLYIGVFVLVSLGIAVLALRLGRRLSPMQDNPWVASRVVAQGGPVAGVAAQDVAVERVPA; encoded by the coding sequence ATGGGCGCTGCGATGCGGCGGATCCAGGCCGGGAACGCGCTGACGGCGTTCGGTATCGGCTTCACGGTTCCGTTCCTCTACATCTACGTGGCGCAGGTGCGGGATCTGGGTTCCATGGCCGCCACGTGCGCGTTCGTGGCCTTCGCCCTCGGCGCTCTCGTCGCGCTGCCCTTCACCGGCCGGATCATCGACCGCCGGGGCCCGGTCCCCGTGGTCGTCGGGGCCGCCGTCACCGCCTCGGCCGGCGCGCTCTCGCTCGGGCTCTCCGGCGGCATCGTGCCCATCCTGCTGTCGGCGCTGGCGCTCGGTGCCGGGCAGGCCGTGATGCAGCCGGCGCTGGCCACGATGATCGTGTGGTGCTCCACGCCGTCCACCCGGACCCGTGCCTTCGCCCTCCAGTTCTTCATGCAGAACCTGGGCCTGGGCATCGGCGGTCTCATCGGCGGCCAGATCGTCGACGAGAACCGGCCCGGCAGCTTCACCCTGCTGTTCGGCATCGAGGCCGTGATGTTCCTGGTGCTGGCCGCCGTCATCCTCAGCGTGCGGCTTCCGCACGTGCCTGCCATCAAGGACGCGATGCCGAAGGACCCGTCCCAGACGGGCGGCAGCGGCTGGAAGCGGCTGCTCCGGCACAAGGCCATGGTGCAGCTGTGCGTGCTGGGCTTCGTCGTGTTCTTCGCCTGCTACGGACAGTTCGAGTCGGGTCTGGCCGCCTTCGGTACGGAGGCCGCCGGGATCTCCCCCTCCACCCTCGGCTTCGCGCTCGCGGCCAACACCGGTGCGATCGTCGTCGCGCAGTTCGTCGTGCTCAAGCTGGTCGAGAAGCGCCGCCGGTCCCGGGTGATCGCGCTCGTCGGGCTGATCTGGACCGTGGCGTGGCTCATCGCCGGGTTCTCGGGTCTGGGGCACGGCAGCGCCATGATGGCCGCCGCCGCGTTCGTCAGCACGTACGCGCTCTTCGGCATCGGCGAGGCCATGCTGTCGCCGACCCTGGCGCCGCTGGTGGCCGACCTGGCGCCCGAGGGCTCGGTGGGCCAGTACAACTCGGCGTTCGCGCTGGTCAAGCAGATGGCGCTGGCGCTGGGGCCGCTCGGGGTGCCGCTCGGTGCGGGGGTTCCGATGCTGTACATCGGGGTCTTCGTGCTGGTGTCGCTCGGGATCGCCGTTCTCGCGCTGCGGCTCGGCAGGCGGCTGAGCCCGATGCAGGACAACCCGTGGGTGGCGAGCAGGGTCGTGGCGCAGGGTGGTCCGGTGGCCGGGGTGGCCGCCCAGGACGTCGCCGTGGAGCGCGTGCCCGCGTAG
- a CDS encoding ATP-binding SpoIIE family protein phosphatase has translation MNFTRWSARFPGTQRRAAARSEHAAAQAKRGEGAVPAARGGRADPGAERSTPADGQPADPTVSGTGHGGTGTSPSPSPSQAASPPRRTGVLTTVPSLDELSVREVLGRLPALVALVHGPEHRVAYVNDAYTAGFGGRTPGAPAHEALPELGELGLLPLLDQVQRSGKSRTAKNRTAPGGGSSYTVTCTPVEFPASDTGGEPDPHHTGVLIHLADVTDHAEAVERLRASERRQREAAVTLQRSLLPQELEQPDDLRVAATYQPGGTEAAVGGDWYDVITLGAGRTALVIGDVMGRGVRAAAVMGQLRTAVRAYARLDLPPHEVLQLLDGLAAEIDASQIATCVYAVHDPNEGLLAYASAGHLPILVRDEDGTVRRAADPTGPPLGTGGWLHTSGTIALGPGSTAVLYTDGLVERRGEDIDEGVAALERALSGAQGTPAVICDRLMRALGVDADHDDDVAVMVLQQPARTGADAELFHNAALELLGGIEAAPRARAFAQGVLASWRFPVELCDLGVLAASELVANSLQHGTPPMRLRLRRTDRRLIIEVTDGDDHLPRRRRAEPADETGRGISIIATIASAWGSRRTPGGGKAVWCEFALPDK, from the coding sequence GTGAACTTCACGCGCTGGAGCGCCCGGTTCCCCGGAACGCAGCGCCGCGCCGCCGCCCGGTCCGAACACGCCGCCGCCCAGGCCAAGCGAGGGGAAGGCGCGGTCCCGGCAGCCCGCGGCGGCCGCGCCGACCCCGGAGCCGAGCGGTCCACGCCCGCCGACGGCCAGCCCGCCGACCCCACGGTCTCCGGGACCGGCCACGGCGGCACCGGAACGTCCCCGTCCCCATCCCCGTCCCAGGCCGCGTCCCCGCCCCGGCGGACGGGCGTCCTCACCACCGTGCCCTCCCTCGACGAGCTCTCCGTACGCGAGGTCCTCGGCCGGCTCCCGGCCCTGGTCGCCCTCGTCCACGGCCCCGAGCACCGCGTCGCCTACGTCAACGACGCCTACACCGCAGGCTTTGGAGGCCGCACCCCCGGCGCCCCGGCCCACGAGGCCCTCCCCGAACTCGGCGAGCTCGGCCTCCTCCCGCTCCTCGACCAGGTCCAGCGCAGCGGCAAGTCCCGTACCGCCAAGAACCGCACCGCACCGGGCGGCGGCAGCTCGTACACCGTCACCTGCACCCCCGTCGAGTTCCCCGCATCCGACACCGGCGGCGAGCCCGACCCCCACCACACCGGCGTCCTGATCCACCTCGCCGACGTCACCGACCACGCCGAAGCCGTAGAGCGCCTGCGCGCCAGCGAACGCCGCCAGCGCGAGGCCGCCGTCACCCTCCAGCGCTCCCTCCTCCCCCAGGAGCTGGAACAGCCCGACGACCTGCGCGTCGCCGCCACCTACCAGCCCGGCGGCACCGAGGCCGCCGTCGGCGGCGACTGGTACGACGTCATCACCCTCGGCGCCGGCCGCACCGCCCTCGTCATCGGCGACGTCATGGGCCGAGGCGTGCGCGCCGCCGCCGTCATGGGCCAGCTGCGCACCGCCGTCCGCGCCTACGCCCGCCTCGACCTGCCCCCGCACGAGGTGCTGCAGCTCCTCGACGGCCTCGCCGCCGAGATCGACGCCAGCCAGATCGCCACCTGCGTCTACGCCGTCCACGACCCCAACGAGGGCCTGCTCGCGTACGCCTCCGCCGGCCACCTCCCCATCCTCGTCCGCGACGAGGACGGCACCGTACGCAGAGCCGCCGACCCCACCGGCCCACCGCTCGGCACCGGCGGCTGGCTGCACACCTCCGGCACCATCGCCCTCGGCCCCGGATCCACCGCCGTCCTCTACACCGACGGCCTGGTCGAACGCCGCGGCGAGGACATCGACGAAGGCGTCGCCGCCCTGGAGCGCGCCCTCTCCGGTGCCCAGGGCACCCCGGCCGTCATCTGCGACCGCCTCATGCGCGCCCTCGGCGTGGACGCCGACCACGACGACGACGTCGCCGTGATGGTCCTCCAGCAGCCCGCCCGCACCGGAGCGGACGCCGAGCTCTTCCACAACGCCGCCCTGGAACTCCTCGGCGGCATCGAGGCGGCCCCGCGCGCCCGCGCCTTCGCCCAGGGCGTCCTCGCCTCCTGGCGGTTCCCCGTCGAGCTCTGCGACCTCGGCGTGCTCGCCGCCAGCGAGCTCGTCGCGAACTCCCTCCAGCACGGCACCCCGCCCATGCGCCTGCGGCTGCGCCGCACCGACCGCCGGCTGATCATCGAGGTCACCGACGGGGACGACCACCTTCCGCGCCGCCGCCGCGCCGAACCGGCCGACGAGACCGGCCGCGGCATCTCGATCATCGCGACCATCGCCTCCGCCTGGGGCTCCCGCCGCACCCCGGGCGGCGGCAAGGCCGTCTGGTGCGAGTTCGCCCTCCCGGACAAGTAG
- a CDS encoding MarR family winged helix-turn-helix transcriptional regulator — MGDTPDGTAPVHEPSLDEQIAVYQREFQDLDPQVEKVVSALSRLNRRMNVAYGRQTAALGISNAEWEVLKALVISGAPYRMGPSELAKQLGLTPAAMTHRIDRMTAEGLVTRERDESNRVRVIVELTDEGRSKWLDAMRAATVFEEDLLQDLSTAERGVLGDMLARLLDRVEDLQSPS, encoded by the coding sequence ATGGGTGACACCCCCGACGGCACTGCGCCCGTCCACGAGCCGAGCCTCGACGAACAGATCGCCGTCTATCAGCGCGAGTTCCAGGACCTGGACCCCCAGGTGGAGAAGGTCGTCTCGGCGCTGAGCCGCCTGAACCGCCGCATGAACGTCGCGTACGGCCGCCAGACCGCGGCCCTGGGCATCAGCAACGCGGAATGGGAGGTCCTCAAGGCCCTCGTCATCTCCGGAGCCCCCTACCGGATGGGCCCGAGCGAACTGGCGAAGCAGCTGGGCCTCACGCCGGCGGCGATGACCCACCGGATCGACCGCATGACCGCGGAGGGCCTGGTCACCCGCGAGCGGGACGAGTCCAACCGGGTCCGCGTGATCGTGGAGCTCACCGACGAGGGCCGCAGCAAGTGGCTGGACGCGATGCGCGCGGCCACGGTCTTCGAGGAGGACCTCCTCCAGGACCTCTCCACCGCGGAGCGCGGGGTGCTCGGCGACATGCTCGCCCGCTTGCTGGACCGCGTGGAGGACCTCCAGTCGCCCAGCTGA